A region from the Pseudonocardia petroleophila genome encodes:
- a CDS encoding mycofactocin-coupled SDR family oxidoreductase, with product MSAPAGGRLAGRVALITGGARGQGRSHAVRLAGEGADVVLVDLCSPVDSAPYPMADPADLEQTVKLVEDLDRRALAVRADVRDLPALQAAVADGLAAFGRLDVVVANAGIAGYAPSLEMDEATWQEMIDINLTGVWKTVRAAAPAVVDGGRGGAIVLTSSVAGLMGFPNLAHYCAAKHGLVGLMKVLAVEFAPHRIRVNSVHPTNVDTDMIQNPAIHSLFSGMPDPDPATAAAAMQAMHALPIPWVDPIDISNAVAWLASDEARYVTGVALPVDGGMTAPFKLPHAVSAAPGTTSP from the coding sequence GTGAGCGCCCCCGCCGGGGGCCGCCTGGCCGGTCGGGTCGCGCTGATCACGGGCGGGGCGCGGGGGCAGGGCCGCTCGCACGCCGTCCGCCTGGCCGGGGAGGGCGCCGACGTCGTCCTCGTGGACCTCTGCAGCCCGGTCGACTCCGCGCCCTACCCGATGGCGGACCCCGCCGACCTCGAGCAGACCGTGAAGCTCGTCGAGGACCTCGACCGCCGGGCACTGGCCGTCCGGGCCGACGTCCGCGACCTGCCGGCCCTGCAGGCCGCGGTCGCCGACGGGCTCGCCGCGTTCGGCCGGCTCGACGTCGTCGTCGCCAACGCCGGCATCGCCGGGTACGCCCCGTCCCTGGAGATGGACGAGGCGACCTGGCAGGAGATGATCGACATCAACCTGACCGGGGTCTGGAAGACGGTCCGGGCCGCCGCCCCCGCCGTGGTCGACGGCGGTCGCGGCGGCGCGATCGTGCTGACCAGCTCGGTCGCGGGGCTGATGGGGTTCCCGAACCTGGCCCACTACTGCGCGGCCAAGCACGGGCTGGTGGGGCTGATGAAGGTGCTCGCGGTGGAGTTCGCGCCGCACCGGATCCGGGTGAACTCCGTGCACCCCACCAACGTCGACACCGACATGATCCAGAACCCGGCGATCCACAGCCTGTTCAGCGGGATGCCCGATCCCGACCCGGCCACGGCCGCCGCCGCGATGCAGGCGATGCACGCCCTGCCCATCCCGTGGGTGGACCCGATCGACATCAGCAACGCCGTCGCCTGGCTGGCCTCCGACGAGGCCCGCTACGTGACCGGCGTCGCGCTGCCGGTCGACGGCGGCATGACCGCGCCGTTCAAGCTCCCGCACGCCGTCAGCGCTGCGCCCGGAACGACGTCGCCGTGA